The Lonsdalea populi genome window below encodes:
- the argS gene encoding arginine--tRNA ligase — translation MNIQALLSEKVRQALVAAGAPADSEAQVRQSAKAQFGDYQANGVMTVAKKLGMPPRQLAEKVVHLLRLEGIAAKTEIAGPGFINIFLDPQWLAAQLEHVLTSPKLGVSPVEPQTIVIDYSAPNVAKEMHVGHLRSTIIGDAAVRTLEFLGHNVIRANHVGDWGTQFGMLIAFLEKVQNENAGELELSDLEAFYREAKQHYDADADFAERARGYVVKLQGGDEYCRTMWRKLVDITMSQNQRNYDRLNVTLTKDDVMGESLYNDMLPGIVADLKAKGLAVESEGATVVFLDEFRNKEGDPMGVIVQKKDGGYLYTTTDIACAKYRYETLGADRVLYYIDSRQHQHLTQAWTIVRKAGYIPESVSLEHHMFGMMLGKDGKPFKTRSGGTIKLADLLDEAYERAVKLIADKNPEMPQDEVAELANVVSIGAVKYADLSKSRTTDYVFDWDNMLAFEGNTAPYMQYAYTRVASIFKRAGVDEASLTQPIVLTNDREQALATRLLQFEEVITTVARDGTPHVMCAYLYDLAGQFSGFYEHCPILNAENKAERQSRLKLAMLTSKTLKQGLDTLGIQTVEKM, via the coding sequence GTGAATATTCAGGCTCTTCTTTCCGAAAAAGTCCGTCAGGCATTGGTTGCGGCGGGCGCACCCGCTGACAGCGAAGCGCAGGTTCGCCAATCGGCAAAAGCGCAATTTGGTGATTATCAGGCTAACGGCGTCATGACCGTAGCTAAAAAGTTAGGTATGCCTCCTCGTCAATTGGCGGAAAAAGTCGTTCATCTGTTGCGGTTGGAAGGAATTGCCGCCAAAACTGAAATCGCCGGTCCCGGCTTTATCAATATTTTCCTCGACCCTCAGTGGCTGGCCGCACAGTTAGAGCACGTGCTGACCAGTCCGAAACTGGGCGTGTCGCCGGTGGAACCACAAACGATTGTCATCGACTACTCCGCGCCGAACGTGGCCAAAGAGATGCATGTCGGCCACCTGCGCTCCACCATCATCGGCGACGCGGCGGTAAGAACGCTCGAATTCCTTGGTCATAACGTCATTCGCGCTAACCATGTCGGCGACTGGGGCACGCAGTTCGGCATGCTGATCGCGTTTCTGGAGAAAGTGCAGAACGAAAACGCCGGCGAGCTGGAGCTGTCCGATCTCGAAGCGTTCTATCGTGAAGCAAAACAGCATTACGATGCTGACGCAGATTTCGCCGAACGCGCTCGCGGCTATGTGGTGAAACTGCAGGGCGGCGACGAATATTGCCGTACCATGTGGCGCAAGCTGGTGGATATCACCATGAGCCAGAACCAGCGCAACTACGACCGACTTAACGTTACGCTGACTAAAGACGACGTGATGGGCGAAAGCCTTTACAACGACATGCTGCCGGGCATTGTCGCCGATCTGAAAGCCAAAGGTCTGGCAGTCGAAAGCGAAGGCGCCACGGTCGTATTCCTCGATGAGTTCAGAAACAAGGAAGGCGATCCGATGGGCGTGATCGTCCAGAAGAAAGACGGCGGTTACCTGTACACCACGACGGACATCGCCTGCGCCAAGTATCGTTACGAAACGCTGGGTGCCGACCGCGTCCTTTATTACATCGACTCCCGTCAGCATCAGCACCTGACGCAGGCCTGGACTATCGTCCGCAAAGCGGGCTACATCCCTGAAAGCGTGAGCCTGGAGCACCACATGTTTGGGATGATGCTAGGCAAAGACGGCAAGCCGTTCAAAACCCGCTCCGGCGGAACCATCAAACTGGCCGATCTACTGGATGAAGCCTACGAACGCGCGGTGAAGCTGATCGCCGACAAAAACCCGGAGATGCCGCAGGACGAAGTGGCCGAGCTGGCGAACGTCGTATCCATCGGCGCGGTAAAATATGCGGACCTCTCCAAGAGCCGCACCACCGACTACGTGTTCGACTGGGACAACATGCTAGCCTTCGAAGGCAATACCGCGCCTTACATGCAGTATGCCTACACCCGCGTCGCTTCTATCTTCAAGCGTGCCGGTGTCGATGAAGCCAGCCTGACTCAGCCGATCGTGCTGACCAACGATCGCGAACAGGCGCTGGCAACGCGTCTGTTGCAGTTCGAAGAAGTGATTACGACCGTGGCCCGCGACGGTACGCCACATGTCATGTGTGCTTATCTGTACGATCTGGCCGGTCAATTCTCCGGTTTCTACGAGCATTGCCCGATATTGAACGCCGAGAACAAGGCTGAACGCCAGAGCCGTCTGAAACTCGCGATGCTGACATCCAAGACGCTGAAGCAGGGTCTGGACACGTTGGGTATCCAGACTGTCGAGAAGATGTAA
- a CDS encoding TorD/DmsD family molecular chaperone: MNEFSIVCRVLGSLFYRQPQDPLLIPLMALVKEGKLGQQWPLEQDALLMRMQTSLKEEGLDALSADYQRLFAGDDAAVTPWRSGYAPSSPETALREFLQQRGMPLGEGPSDHFGGLLLAASWLEDQAQEDETEAQTALFDTYLLPWSDRFLGKAESHATTRFYRALAIVTREALEAMREELAETEEGEE; this comes from the coding sequence ATGAATGAATTTTCCATTGTGTGCCGTGTATTGGGCTCACTGTTTTATCGCCAGCCGCAAGATCCACTGCTGATCCCGCTCATGGCGCTGGTAAAAGAGGGCAAGCTGGGTCAGCAGTGGCCGCTTGAGCAGGATGCACTGTTGATGCGGATGCAAACCAGCCTGAAGGAGGAAGGGCTTGATGCCCTGAGCGCCGATTATCAGCGGCTGTTCGCCGGTGACGATGCGGCGGTAACGCCTTGGCGGTCGGGTTACGCGCCGTCGTCTCCGGAAACGGCGTTGCGCGAATTTTTACAGCAGCGTGGCATGCCGCTAGGCGAAGGTCCGTCAGACCACTTTGGCGGACTGCTGCTTGCAGCTTCATGGCTGGAGGATCAGGCTCAGGAAGATGAGACCGAGGCGCAGACCGCGCTATTCGACACCTACCTGCTGCCGTGGAGCGACCGTTTTCTGGGCAAAGCCGAAAGTCATGCGACCACAAGGTTTTACCGTGCGCTGGCGATAGTGACGCGTGAAGCGTTGGAAGCGATGCGTGAAGAGCTGGCGGAAACGGAAGAGGGCGAGGAGTAA
- the grxB gene encoding glutaredoxin 2, with amino-acid sequence MKLYIYDHCPFCVKARMIFGLKDIPVELECLLNDDEKTPISMVGKKMLPILQKDDGSFMPESLDIVEYIDAYDGKPLLTGPNNPAIEAWIRKVSGYISRLLIPRFSRAPFEEFATPSARDYFIAKKEVMIGDFEDQFGHSTGLIKNISSDLKKLEPLIVQPNACNGELSLDDLHLFPILRSLTIVSGVSVPSKVADYRDNVAKQTQIPLLSGMAQ; translated from the coding sequence ATGAAACTTTATATTTATGACCACTGCCCATTCTGCGTGAAAGCCCGCATGATTTTTGGACTGAAAGATATCCCGGTAGAACTGGAATGCCTGCTCAATGACGACGAAAAGACGCCCATCTCCATGGTCGGTAAAAAAATGCTTCCCATTCTTCAAAAAGACGACGGCAGCTTTATGCCAGAGAGTCTGGATATCGTGGAGTATATCGATGCGTATGACGGCAAACCACTGCTGACCGGCCCGAATAATCCCGCCATTGAAGCCTGGATCCGCAAGGTGTCAGGCTATATCTCACGCCTGCTTATTCCCCGCTTCAGCCGCGCCCCTTTCGAAGAGTTCGCCACCCCTTCCGCCCGTGATTACTTCATCGCCAAAAAAGAGGTGATGATAGGCGATTTTGAAGATCAGTTCGGCCACTCCACCGGGTTGATCAAAAATATCAGCAGCGATCTCAAGAAGCTCGAGCCGCTGATCGTCCAGCCCAACGCCTGTAACGGAGAACTGTCGCTGGACGACCTTCACCTGTTCCCAATCCTGCGCTCCCTGACCATCGTCTCCGGCGTTTCAGTGCCGTCTAAAGTGGCCGACTACCGCGACAACGTGGCTAAACAAACCCAGATCCCGCTGCTAAGCGGCATGGCTCAATAA
- the murJ gene encoding murein biosynthesis integral membrane protein MurJ: MNLLKSLAAVSSMTMLSRLLGFVRDAIVARVFGAGMATDAFFVAFKLPNLLRRIFAEGAFSQAFVPILAEYKSQQGEEATRTFLAYIAGMLTLVLTLVTIAGMLAAPWVIMVTAPGFADTPARFELTSSLLRITFPYILLISLTSMVGSVLNTWNRFSVPAFAPTLLNVSMIFFALFATPYFHPPVLALAWAVVVGGVLQLGYQLPHLKKIGMLVLPRIKWRDPSVARVMKLMVPAILGVSVSQISLIINTIFASFLSQGAVSWMYYADRLMEFPSGVLGVALGTILLPSLSKSAASGNHKEYSHLMDWGLRLCFLLALPSAVALGLLAKPLTVSLFQYGKFSAFDAAMTQRALVAYSIGLMGLILVKVLVPGFYARQDIKTPVKIALVTLVLTQLMNLAFIGPLQHAGLALSIGLASCINAALLFWQLRKQHIFQPSPGWMRFLVRLLLAVVVMSLTLLALNQIMPPWDQGNMAARILRLMVMVAAGGGAYFVTLALMGFRPKDFSRRSI; this comes from the coding sequence ATGAATTTACTTAAATCACTGGCTGCGGTCAGTTCAATGACAATGCTTTCCCGCCTGCTGGGCTTTGTGCGTGACGCTATCGTCGCCCGCGTTTTTGGTGCGGGTATGGCAACGGACGCCTTTTTTGTCGCCTTTAAACTTCCCAACCTGTTGCGTCGCATTTTTGCTGAAGGCGCGTTTTCCCAGGCTTTCGTCCCCATTCTGGCCGAATATAAAAGCCAGCAGGGAGAAGAGGCCACCCGCACGTTTCTGGCCTATATCGCCGGGATGCTGACGCTGGTGCTGACGCTGGTCACCATCGCTGGCATGTTGGCCGCGCCCTGGGTGATTATGGTGACGGCTCCCGGCTTTGCCGACACCCCGGCGCGTTTTGAACTCACCTCATCGCTGCTGCGCATCACATTCCCTTATATTTTATTGATTTCACTAACGTCGATGGTCGGATCGGTGCTCAATACCTGGAACCGTTTTTCGGTGCCCGCGTTCGCGCCGACGCTGCTCAATGTCAGCATGATCTTTTTTGCCCTGTTCGCTACGCCGTATTTTCACCCGCCGGTGCTGGCGCTGGCCTGGGCCGTCGTGGTCGGCGGCGTATTACAGCTGGGATACCAACTGCCGCACCTCAAGAAAATCGGTATGTTGGTCTTGCCGCGCATCAAATGGCGCGACCCGAGCGTTGCCCGCGTCATGAAGCTGATGGTACCGGCTATCCTCGGTGTGTCGGTGAGTCAAATCTCATTAATTATCAATACGATTTTCGCTTCTTTCCTGAGTCAGGGCGCTGTGTCATGGATGTATTACGCCGATCGCCTGATGGAGTTTCCCTCCGGCGTGCTGGGTGTTGCGTTAGGCACTATTCTGCTGCCGTCGCTGTCGAAAAGCGCGGCCAGCGGTAATCACAAAGAGTATTCCCACCTGATGGACTGGGGGCTGAGGCTGTGCTTCCTGTTGGCGTTGCCAAGTGCGGTCGCGCTGGGACTCTTGGCGAAACCGCTGACGGTGTCATTATTCCAATACGGTAAGTTCAGCGCCTTTGATGCGGCGATGACGCAGCGGGCGCTGGTGGCGTATTCCATCGGGTTAATGGGGTTAATCTTGGTGAAAGTGCTGGTGCCCGGCTTTTACGCGAGACAGGACATCAAAACGCCGGTGAAGATCGCGTTGGTGACGCTGGTGCTGACGCAGCTGATGAATCTGGCGTTTATCGGGCCGTTGCAGCATGCCGGACTGGCGCTGTCGATCGGGCTGGCCTCCTGCATCAACGCCGCGCTGCTGTTTTGGCAACTGCGTAAGCAACATATTTTCCAACCGTCGCCGGGCTGGATGCGTTTTCTGGTGCGGCTATTACTGGCCGTCGTTGTGATGTCGCTGACGTTACTGGCGCTAAATCAGATCATGCCGCCGTGGGATCAGGGCAATATGGCGGCGCGTATCTTGCGGTTGATGGTGATGGTGGCGGCCGGCGGCGGCGCTTACTTCGTCACGCTGGCGCTGATGGGATTTCGTCCGAAAGATTTCTCGCGCCGCAGCATTTAA
- a CDS encoding VOC family protein — MAANTSQPLPASLIADLSRFESEMDKLAEQLSLDIAQFEADHISLRCHQNATAERWREALLAQGATLMSENMINGRPICLFTLPQPITVGPWQIACIELPWPGNKRYPHEGWEHVEVVLPGDPATLHQRALACLPDEALLTQGICLKFSQPQGEQERLPNPTLAVTNGAVTLKFHPFSLQDIVESERDGDLLPLLGKRAGR, encoded by the coding sequence ATGGCGGCTAATACATCGCAACCGCTCCCGGCGTCATTAATAGCCGATCTGTCTCGTTTCGAGTCTGAGATGGACAAACTTGCCGAGCAGCTTTCGTTAGATATCGCGCAATTTGAGGCCGATCATATCTCCTTGCGTTGCCACCAAAACGCGACGGCGGAGCGCTGGCGCGAGGCGCTGCTGGCGCAGGGCGCGACGCTGATGTCAGAAAACATGATCAATGGCCGGCCGATTTGTCTGTTTACCTTGCCTCAGCCGATTACGGTCGGCCCTTGGCAGATCGCATGTATTGAGCTGCCGTGGCCGGGTAACAAACGTTATCCCCATGAAGGCTGGGAGCATGTTGAAGTGGTTTTGCCGGGCGATCCGGCCACGCTTCATCAGCGTGCGCTGGCCTGTCTCCCGGACGAGGCGCTGCTAACTCAGGGGATCTGTCTTAAATTCAGTCAGCCGCAGGGAGAGCAGGAACGTTTGCCTAACCCGACGTTGGCGGTCACCAACGGCGCCGTCACTCTCAAGTTTCATCCTTTCAGCTTGCAGGATATCGTCGAGAGCGAGCGCGACGGGGATTTGCTGCCGCTACTGGGGAAACGAGCCGGGCGATGA
- the rimJ gene encoding ribosomal protein S5-alanine N-acetyltransferase produces MFGYRSTSATVRLTTDRLVVRLAHERDAWRLAEYYAENRDFLKPWEPARDASHCYPSGWQARLSVIADMHKQSSAFYFLLLDSQEAEVRGVANFSNILRGSFHACYLGYSLGQKWQGQGLMFEALKASLRYMFVQQRMHRIMANYMPYNHRSGGLLARLGFEKEGYARDYLLIDGEWQDHVLTSLTNDRWALRK; encoded by the coding sequence ATGTTTGGCTATCGTTCCACATCTGCCACGGTACGTTTGACGACGGACCGGCTGGTGGTGCGTCTGGCTCATGAACGTGATGCCTGGCGTCTGGCGGAGTATTACGCGGAAAACCGCGATTTTTTAAAACCCTGGGAGCCGGCACGTGATGCCAGCCACTGCTACCCTTCCGGATGGCAGGCGCGCTTGAGCGTGATCGCCGATATGCATAAACAGAGCAGCGCGTTCTATTTCTTGCTGCTTGACTCGCAGGAAGCCGAGGTGCGCGGCGTCGCCAACTTCAGCAATATTCTGCGCGGATCTTTCCACGCCTGTTATCTGGGCTATTCGCTCGGGCAGAAATGGCAGGGGCAAGGGCTGATGTTTGAAGCGCTGAAAGCGAGCCTGCGTTATATGTTTGTTCAGCAGCGTATGCACCGCATCATGGCCAACTATATGCCGTACAACCATCGCAGCGGCGGTCTGCTGGCGCGCCTGGGGTTCGAAAAAGAGGGGTACGCCAGAGATTACCTGCTGATCGACGGCGAATGGCAAGACCACGTATTAACCTCGTTGACCAACGATCGCTGGGCGCTGCGTAAGTAA
- the mdtH gene encoding multidrug efflux MFS transporter MdtH, with the protein MPLMTQARSLGKYFILLDNMLVILGFFVVFPLISIRFVDQMGWAALTVGIALGLRQLTQQGLGIFGGAIADRFGVKPMIITGMLMRSAGFICMALTTTPLVLMLSCFLSGLGGTLFDPPRTALVIKLTRPSERGRFFSLLLMQDTAGSVTGALLGSWLMQYNFNVVCWVGAFMFLLAAGMNAWLLPAYRISTTRTPMREGMLRVLRDSRFVIYVLTLTGYFMLAVQVLLMMPIVVNEVAGTPAAVKWMYAIEASLSLTLLYPVARWSEKRFRLEQRLMAGLFIMTLSLFPMGIATHLNLLLVLIGLFYFGSIIAEPARETLGASLANARARGSYMGFSRMGLALGGALGYSGGGWLYDSGRALGQPELPWCMLGIIGLMTLAALYWQFHLRRIEPAMLGDR; encoded by the coding sequence ATGCCTTTAATGACGCAGGCGCGCAGCCTGGGTAAATATTTCATCCTGCTTGACAACATGCTGGTGATTTTAGGGTTCTTCGTCGTGTTCCCCCTGATTTCCATACGATTCGTCGATCAAATGGGCTGGGCCGCGCTGACGGTCGGCATCGCATTAGGACTGCGTCAGCTCACCCAACAGGGATTGGGGATCTTCGGCGGCGCGATTGCCGACCGGTTCGGCGTCAAGCCGATGATTATTACCGGCATGCTGATGCGCTCAGCCGGTTTTATCTGCATGGCGCTGACCACCACTCCGCTGGTACTGATGCTCTCCTGTTTTCTCTCAGGACTCGGCGGCACACTGTTTGACCCGCCGCGCACCGCGCTGGTCATCAAATTGACCCGCCCCAGCGAACGCGGGCGCTTTTTCTCCCTCTTGTTGATGCAGGACACGGCGGGGTCGGTCACCGGTGCGCTGCTCGGCAGTTGGCTGATGCAATATAATTTCAACGTCGTCTGCTGGGTCGGCGCTTTTATGTTCCTGCTGGCGGCGGGCATGAATGCCTGGCTGCTGCCTGCCTATCGAATCTCCACCACGCGGACGCCCATGCGCGAAGGCATGCTGCGGGTTCTGCGCGACAGCCGTTTTGTTATCTATGTACTGACGTTGACTGGGTATTTCATGCTGGCGGTGCAGGTACTGCTGATGATGCCCATCGTCGTCAACGAAGTCGCGGGAACGCCTGCGGCGGTTAAATGGATGTATGCCATTGAAGCCTCACTCTCTCTGACGTTGCTCTACCCGGTCGCGCGCTGGAGCGAGAAACGTTTTCGGCTGGAACAGCGGCTGATGGCCGGGCTGTTTATCATGACGCTCAGCCTGTTTCCGATGGGGATAGCGACGCATCTGAACCTGTTGCTGGTGCTGATCGGCCTGTTTTATTTCGGCTCCATCATCGCCGAACCCGCGCGCGAAACGCTGGGCGCTTCGCTGGCCAACGCCCGCGCCCGCGGCAGCTATATGGGCTTCAGCCGCATGGGATTGGCGTTAGGAGGCGCTCTCGGCTATAGCGGCGGCGGCTGGCTGTACGACAGCGGACGCGCACTCGGTCAGCCGGAGCTGCCGTGGTGCATGCTCGGGATCATTGGACTGATGACGCTGGCCGCACTGTATTGGCAGTTCCATCTAAGGCGTATTGAGCCCGCGATGCTGGGCGATCGCTAA
- a CDS encoding carbon-nitrogen hydrolase family protein, which yields MAKSVVAALQLGSSPAGKAATLAEILAYEDEIARSGCALVVMPEALLGGYPKGEIFGTYLGYRLPEGREAYERYYHNAIDFNGEECEALAGLSARTGASLVVGAIERDGNTLYCSALFFTPEDGLVGKHRKLMPTGTERLIWGQGDGSTLTVVNTQAGKVGAAICWENHMPALRMAMYGKGVEIWCAPTVDERENWQASMRHIAHEGRCFVITACQIQASPAELGISITGWDNNRPLINGGSLIVDPMGNVLAGPLTGEKGLLTAEIDTDELVKARYDLDVTGHYARPDVFTLTVDETPRSAVRYKNAAGDIKTS from the coding sequence ATGGCGAAATCCGTTGTAGCGGCATTGCAATTAGGGTCTTCTCCCGCCGGGAAGGCGGCGACGTTAGCAGAGATTTTGGCGTATGAGGACGAGATCGCGCGCAGCGGCTGTGCGCTGGTCGTCATGCCGGAGGCGCTGTTAGGGGGATATCCCAAAGGGGAAATCTTCGGTACCTATCTGGGCTATCGTCTGCCGGAAGGGCGCGAGGCCTACGAGCGTTATTACCACAACGCTATCGATTTCAACGGCGAAGAGTGCGAAGCGCTGGCGGGATTATCCGCCCGCACCGGCGCGTCGCTGGTGGTCGGCGCCATTGAGCGCGACGGTAATACGCTCTACTGCAGCGCGCTGTTCTTCACGCCCGAAGATGGACTGGTCGGCAAGCACCGTAAGCTGATGCCGACCGGTACTGAACGGCTGATCTGGGGGCAGGGGGACGGTTCGACGCTGACCGTCGTCAATACGCAGGCTGGGAAGGTCGGCGCGGCGATTTGCTGGGAAAACCACATGCCCGCGCTGCGCATGGCCATGTATGGCAAAGGCGTGGAGATTTGGTGCGCGCCGACCGTGGATGAGCGTGAAAACTGGCAGGCGTCCATGCGGCACATCGCCCATGAGGGGCGCTGTTTCGTGATCACCGCCTGCCAAATTCAGGCGTCGCCCGCCGAGTTGGGGATCAGCATAACTGGCTGGGACAATAACCGTCCGCTGATCAACGGCGGCAGCCTGATCGTCGACCCGATGGGCAATGTGCTGGCTGGTCCGCTGACCGGGGAAAAGGGCCTGTTGACGGCGGAAATCGACACCGATGAACTGGTCAAAGCCCGCTACGATCTTGACGTCACCGGCCACTACGCCCGCCCGGATGTGTTTACCCTGACGGTAGATGAAACGCCCCGATCCGCCGTGCGATATAAAAATGCGGCGGGGGATATCAAGACGAGCTGA
- a CDS encoding phosphatase: MYPVDLHMHTVASTHAYSTLHDYIAEARRKHIQLFAITDHGPDMEDAPHYWHFINMRVWPRVVEGIGILRGIEANIKNLNGDIDCTGPMLESLDLIIAGFHEPVFPPQDKEAHTKAMIAAMALGSVHIISHPGNPKYPIDIQAVAETAAKYDVALELNNSSFIHSRKGSEANCRAIAEAVRDAGGYLALGSDSHVAFALGEFPYCERILREIDFPAERVLNVSPRRVLDFLERRGQPAIPELASL, translated from the coding sequence ATGTACCCCGTCGATTTACATATGCACACCGTAGCCAGCACCCACGCCTATAGCACCCTGCATGACTATATTGCCGAAGCCCGGCGTAAGCATATTCAACTGTTTGCGATCACGGATCACGGTCCTGATATGGAGGATGCCCCGCATTATTGGCACTTCATCAATATGCGCGTATGGCCGAGGGTTGTGGAGGGCATTGGTATCCTGCGGGGTATCGAGGCCAACATCAAAAATCTGAACGGCGATATCGACTGCACGGGGCCGATGCTGGAGAGTCTGGATCTGATTATCGCAGGCTTTCACGAGCCGGTGTTTCCGCCGCAGGATAAAGAGGCGCACACCAAGGCGATGATCGCGGCGATGGCGCTAGGCAGCGTGCATATCATCAGCCATCCCGGCAACCCTAAATATCCTATCGACATTCAGGCGGTGGCGGAAACGGCCGCGAAATACGATGTGGCTCTGGAGCTGAACAACTCCTCCTTTATTCACTCCCGCAAAGGAAGCGAGGCCAACTGTCGGGCCATCGCTGAAGCGGTGCGCGATGCGGGCGGATATCTGGCGCTAGGGTCGGATAGCCACGTGGCGTTCGCGTTGGGCGAATTTCCCTATTGCGAGCGTATTTTAAGGGAGATTGATTTCCCGGCGGAACGCGTGTTGAATGTCAGCCCGCGTCGGGTGCTGGATTTTCTGGAACGCCGCGGTCAGCCGGCTATCCCCGAATTGGCCTCTTTGTGA
- a CDS encoding lipoprotein — protein MKKSGWATLALLGGLMLSGCNQLTQYTLSEQEVNQYLQEHNDYQKQIGVPGVVDANIVLTDLSTQIGREEPGKVTLTGNAKVDIRSLLGAQSADMKLTLKAQPVFDKAQGAIYLKEMTLTDYTVQPEKMQTMFKTLTPYLNQSLKSYFDQKPAYVLNAEHSTKEAMAKKLAKGIEVKPGQLIIQLTE, from the coding sequence ATGAAGAAATCAGGATGGGCGACACTGGCATTGCTGGGCGGACTTATGCTCAGCGGCTGTAATCAGCTGACCCAGTACACCCTTAGCGAACAGGAAGTGAATCAATATTTGCAGGAACATAACGACTACCAGAAACAGATCGGCGTGCCGGGCGTTGTGGATGCAAATATCGTCCTGACCGATCTGTCCACGCAGATTGGCCGCGAAGAGCCCGGAAAAGTCACGTTGACCGGCAATGCCAAGGTTGACATCAGATCCCTGCTGGGCGCGCAGTCTGCGGACATGAAGCTGACGCTGAAGGCACAGCCGGTCTTCGATAAAGCGCAGGGCGCCATTTATCTAAAAGAGATGACGCTGACAGATTACACCGTGCAGCCGGAAAAAATGCAGACGATGTTCAAAACGCTGACGCCTTATCTTAATCAATCGCTTAAAAGCTATTTCGATCAAAAACCCGCCTATGTATTAAATGCAGAACACAGCACGAAAGAAGCGATGGCCAAGAAACTGGCGAAGGGCATTGAAGTGAAGCCGGGGCAGTTGATCATTCAACTGACTGAGTAA
- the cutC gene encoding copper homeostasis protein CutC — protein MPKLEVCCYSIDCALTAERAGADRVELCAGLREGGLTPGYGMLRQAREHLTLPVHPMVRPRGGDFCYSATEFSAILYDIDQIRELGFPGLVVGILNAEGHIDLARMEQVMAHCDGLAVTFHRAFDMCFNPRQALAQLADLGVSRVLTSGQQQSAESGLPLLRELNALDCSPIIMAGSGVRLTNLHKFRACGIQELHSSAGQWLPSPMRYRKAGVTMSADVDGDEFQHYCVDGDVVAAMKIALTSDQHSAPVV, from the coding sequence ATGCCTAAGCTGGAAGTATGCTGCTACAGCATCGATTGCGCGTTGACGGCTGAACGCGCAGGGGCCGACCGTGTGGAATTGTGCGCGGGCCTGCGGGAGGGTGGATTGACGCCGGGTTACGGTATGCTTCGCCAGGCGCGTGAGCACCTTACGCTTCCGGTGCATCCGATGGTGCGGCCTCGTGGCGGCGATTTTTGCTACAGTGCAACGGAGTTTTCAGCGATTTTGTATGATATCGATCAGATCCGCGAGCTGGGTTTTCCGGGGTTGGTCGTCGGTATCCTGAATGCGGAAGGGCATATCGATTTGGCGCGTATGGAGCAGGTGATGGCGCATTGCGACGGATTGGCCGTGACGTTTCACAGGGCGTTCGATATGTGTTTTAACCCTCGGCAGGCGTTGGCACAGCTTGCGGACCTGGGCGTTTCCCGCGTGCTGACTTCCGGCCAGCAGCAGAGTGCCGAAAGCGGTTTGCCATTATTGCGGGAACTTAATGCGCTAGACTGCAGTCCAATCATTATGGCGGGATCCGGCGTGCGCCTGACCAACCTGCATAAATTTCGTGCCTGCGGAATCCAAGAATTGCACAGTTCCGCGGGCCAGTGGTTGCCGTCGCCCATGCGCTATCGCAAAGCCGGCGTCACTATGAGCGCCGATGTCGACGGCGATGAATTTCAACACTACTGCGTCGATGGCGACGTAGTGGCGGCTATGAAGATCGCATTGACCTCCGATCAGCACAGCGCGCCGGTCGTTTAA